A stretch of DNA from Enoplosus armatus isolate fEnoArm2 chromosome 15, fEnoArm2.hap1, whole genome shotgun sequence:
agacagaatacaatgttttctttgaacGTCACTGGGTTACACAATACACGTTTTATTTGCttcatattaacattttatttctttggtaTACTTTTTTCACACTAGttacatataaacatgttttacaatGGTctatttccacaaaaaaaggagttggaaaacaacatttggcACGTACGACTTTGGCAACAATACTTGTCGAAACAGTTTCTCAGCTCTGGTGTAGTATGAGGGTGCGTTTGTGCATCCGAGAATGAAGGTGTGACGTGAGATGATGTTGCAACCGACAACCGCTCTCTGTCACTCCTGTGATGCACATCCCTGAGCACCCAAACAGCACTGGCACACTTGTGATAACAAGGAGGCACTTTTTTATCattgacacacactcactgacaaaTCTTCTGACTGGTCTGCAGCCTGGCTATCGAATGCCCACCGAGCCTACAACAGCTGTGTAACATCTGCACTGTACATTATTACATTCTTACACCAACAAAGTGCTGACAAAAGTGCATATTTACAGAGTGTTAAAAGGTCCAGAAAAAAGTCTTCGCAGAGCATCACAGACTAAGTTAAAAGGCATATCGACTGATGAAACCACCAGATTTGATGAAGGACATGATGTAATACAGTACTTTTGGCCAGTGAAGTACCAGTGTGGAGACATTTCCAGCAACTCTACCTGTACATATACCTACCTCAAAGGGATGCTATAAAAAAGATCCAGATATTCTATTTCGAAAGCTCCAACTTTCTGTATTAAAAAGTGAAGTGTTTTGTTAATCCTTCTCAGTTGGTCAGATTGTCACCTCTGCACTTTTCACTCAATCTGATAAACCTTCACTGTGTCTGAATTCTTCACAGTACAAACTGATGTATGTGAAATTTCAGCTGATTAAGCACATGAAAGATATATGAATGCATAcaccaaaaaatgaaatactgacTGATGAGCCGGTGGTAACTGTCACTTCCATAGCCTCCACCTGGTCAGAGGACATTTTCTGAATCGTTTgacagaaaaccaaacagaagGAACTTCAATCCACAACAGCAAATTGATGTCCAAACTATCTTTTATGTTTCGACATGAAGTCTTCATCAGGTATCAATCTATAATTTATTCAACGATTTAGTGATAAAATATGTCTTTAACAAAAGAGCTAAACAGGAAAGATTCCCACCCAGTGTTACAAACACATCTGCTtggctgtgaaaatgtgtttgtatgtactCATAATGCATGTTTCACTCTTCATACTGGACTGTATGCAGTAACAGCACTTATTATTCAGTAAACACTGTAAGTATGTGAAATGCACTAACAATTAACACACTCTTTTTCTTGCCTGAACCAGCATCTGTaaagtcacatttaaaatgaatggaaacaacCAGAGTATGCAAAACTGATGTTATTTTGATGTCAAAAAGTTGCATATTTTAgctttgaaagtttttttttgctcacaGAAGAACATCGGTTTCTCTTGTCGCCAGGCCCCCAACAAAGgtatagtataatatagtattCTGGGAGCCATCATTATAAACAGTCCTTTGACAATCCCACCATTGTGGATCTTTAAGGGATCTTCAGTCAGTACCTCCAGTAGTCACATCTCAAAGTGACGGTAGATGCTCTCCACGTAGCTCAGTACTCTTTGCCAGTCAGGACCGCCTGATCTCAGCATCTCCTCTACTGTCTGTGGAACAAAGATTTCAAATAAGTTCATAAGCTCAAAATCAACCTTTCACCTCTCAGAGAAAAGTCAGACGAGGCtttgctgtaaaaataaaaatttgcTTTATTTATAAAAGACACCACGGCTTACCAGGGTTTGTGCAATCCCTACAGTCTCTCCCGTTTTGAATGCCAGATTGAGATTCTCCCTCTACAAAGAAAAGAGCGAATCGATAAGTAGAACACCAAAAATCACTTGGTCCTATCCATTAAACAGGCACCAGGCACAGTTCCTACCTTGTTCTCTGGAGTGAGATTGCTGTAAGGGATGTGTGAAGGGAGGTATGTGTGGTAGACGGCACAGAAGGCAAGACCGTCGGCCCAACTGCTGCTGAAGTTGGTGATGTCAATATTCTGCATGGAGAGAAACGACAGAACTTAATTTTACtatttgttcaggttttaaCTCAGTAAGCTGACTGCGGGCTATCCCCTTATTCACTTTAACTAATCAGAATTCACCACAACCTCTGTGAGCcaatcattttgaaaaactttGAAATCTGCTAAGAGTCTAATCACCAAAGACTCCTCACATATGTCTCACAAACGTTTCCTATTGTGCACACTATATCAACTAAATGATTTTATCTTTAAGCCCTTCGTTCAGTTAGTCCATCCTGACTGAACCATGCAAGCTGGGGCTGTCAAATATTATCATCAATACGTCAGCTGTTGCTTGACTATTCACTATTCAATTACATCTATTACATTATGCTTTGGGATTTAGCCTTTCAAGACCAGTGTAAATTTACATGAAACGTCACATGTAAACTAAAGGATCACCTTGTAGCCTTGTGTTCGGCTCTGACACCAGCGGAGCAACGAGTTTCTCTTTGAGCCTCCGTGACGACGCAGCAGCAGGTTGAAACCATCTTGGGATCtgaaaacaacaagacaaacaaactgctgaggTCTTCAGATGTTTTGGTTTAAACACCGCAGGAGATCAGTTGGGCTTTTGCGGACAAAAATCTTGTCACATAGTTGACTCTGTTATTGAAAAGACAGCCTAATTAACACATTGATTCAAGTAAGAGAGGTGTATTGGCCCCAATTTCAGGCTTTATGAGTTCACCAGACAAATGTACTTGGGTCAAAATGAGTAATTAGATTAACACAGGATGTAGCAATTAGGCTGGTCTCTTAGACACAAtggtttgtcagtgtgtgtgtgtgtgtgtgtgtgtgtgtgtgtgtgtgtgtgtgtgtgtgtgtgtgtgtgtgtgcgtgtagacTCACTTGGTGGGAGGAAGCTCAGTCAGGGCAGAGTTGTACTTGTTTAGAGACTCCTCACGTTTTCCTGTACAGACAAGCAACCATATTTCATTACCAAACAGCATGCTGTCATAATGAAGTGGCTACTCCAatggtgcagagagagaggtttaGCTACACCACCcttaaacatgttaaaatgaatTTCTCCATGTTTAAAGCAGCATTAGTTGACCTTTGGCCACTTcggggcagcagaacaagctatAACATGAGCCAGGTCTCCATCCAAATGAATTTGAGAAAATCTGCGATTTTTAGGAGTTGGTTCATCAAGATAAGCAATAGGTGGCGCCAATTCTCCAGTCGGGAGATGATGCaattaaaagagctccagtTGAACCTCAAATGgtgaaaaacaatgttgaaaacacaatggaaatatggcattcatgtttgtttcatgtatcaATTTAAGGAGCGTTACAGTCATTGCTCCATACACATCTGATGTTTTAGTCTGCTGctatttttcatctcttcagtAGAGTGGAGTGGGAACTGAAGACGTTAAAGTCACATGCAAGTCAGTTTTCATTGTACCAACAGTGAAGTTTTGGCCCCTAAAACTAAAATAGTGATCTGAAAGACACTACAACACCTCGTAGAGCCGAGGGGAACTGCAGGGTTCGGTAATAATTACCtgtaactttttttaaataactttcaCATTATGCATAGtcatgaaagtgaaaaaatggCTGTAccacaaatacatgcatactGTGACACATTGTATGCAAgcattttgtacacacacacctgtgtcaGTGTTTGACTTGCTGTCTTGCCAATCCAGACTTCTCCGGCCTCTTAGTTGCCCCAAGCTCtataaaacaaacaggattCATTCAAATGAGGTCAGACATTTCCTGGCTAACAACCAAACTCTAATGAAGGACTTTCCTCCAGATAAAGTATCTCACCTTGTTTGTAGGTCCAACTGTTGAGGCAGTATTGAACTGGGAAGTTCCATTCTGCACGGTGAGAGAGTCTGAGGAGGCAGGTAATCTAGACAGGCTTCTGTAGCATCACAACACATAGTTAGGAGAGCAGACACGATAAATCAAAACCAACTGTTCATTTTTCTAGGACAGCTGTTCCACTCGGCTCCAGCTGTAAATTAAGCTGTTTAAAGTGTCCTCAAGTGGCCCCGTGAAGGCCTGTGGGTTGAATgcaacacattcaaatgaaaccacTATCGCAGTCCTGACCAAATTTGGTGATTGGTATCCATTTGTGACTGCTATGTCACAGACAAAAAATGtgggagacaaaaaaagaggctTTGTTAGAAATATCTGACTGTCTGAGAACATTTGTGCCACCACATGATGCTTCAGTAATGTGGTGcagaaatctgtttttgtgtattcCCAAAAAGCACATGGTCAGACGGTTCCTCTCACCTTGACCTCTCTGTGGTTACCGTCCTTCGTGTCTCACTGGATCgcacctcctctccactcctttCCTTATTGGTCACATTTCTCAGGTAACGTTTAGTCACATCTTTATAGTCTGTTCTGGCCTCCTCACTGGCAACATTCTTCGGCAATTCATTCTGACTGCTACTTTCCGTCCCTTCTCGTCCCAACCTGtacacccccctctctctgcccctctgGGTCCCTTCTTTGCCTTCAGAGCTGTTGGTTGGTTCTCCATTGGGCCTCTCTTGCTCCTGACATGGAGCCTGGGTGTCAGTTTTGCCTTGGGCCTGTTTGAGAGTAGCCAGTCTCTGCCTGCTCTCCTTCAACTCCCCTCTCAGGGTGACCAGTTGCATATCagcctccttctgtctctgctgggCGGCAGCCAGCTCCCTCTCGACATCCTTGTGCGCAGTTCGGAGCGCAGTCAGCTCTTCTTCTGCCTCGGCTCTAAGGCGGTCTGCCACTGACACGGCCACCTGTAGGTCAGCCTGGAACTGTAGCCATTCCCCACGCTCCATCTGGAAGGGAAACAATAGGGCTGTTTATGTGAAGAACGCTGTTATTCCAACTGATTGATGATGTTTATGTGAACACAAACTCATATCTATGGTGCCTTGTCTTTCTTAAAATATAATCTAGATGGTAGTACACAAAAAAGCCCTACAATTTAACTCACATGGTCTTCCATGTGCCTGAAATCCTACGAACTCCAGCTGGCACTAAATTCCTTTTAAGTAATTTGTACAGTCAAATCAAGCTCCCTGGCCTTACTTTGTAACCCATACATGAGGCTCATGGTGACTTTTCTTCACGGAAGTGGGGCTAATGAGAATGTCAGTGGTtgtgcaggtatttagtcataaacaaaagtacaaATTCAAATTGACCTGATGATAGGGTTAGACGAAAGTTTAAGGGGTCACCAACATTACTACAATTCATTCTGAGCCGCTAGCGTGGTTAACAACAATGGCTAACATAATACATGCAGCCTGTATTTTCATCACAGTATAAACAGACAACTCAAACTGCTACAATTAGACAAGCATGATCCTACTGCAAATCATTTTCTACAATAACTTAATACAAAGCACACAAAGGAatttttaaaactcaaactAAACTGCACGACtgccaaaacaaacatctcaaCATACAAAGGCTATAATCAAATGAACAATCAAATATCCATTTGGCCCTCATTAGGAGAAGTTGAACTGAACTGATGGGCAAGCCTCAgcaagcagagagcagaggagctggCAAGTCAACTCTAATGAGGCATAACTGAATTGTGAGCCAAAGGGTTTTGCTCAGTCTTTAATTCATGTGATCAAAAATCCACAAAACGAGAATATGTGCtcaatttatataaaaaaaagacctAACAAGTTTGGAAACAGACGGAAAAAACAGATCTCAGCAACATTTTGGGAGCGAGGCCAAGGTTGTATTGTGAAACTGTGTCACCAACACTGGCTGCATCTCAATAAGGGTTTTTTCTCCACCGTAACCTATGAGAGATTAGCAGCAGGGTTAGATGAAAACCTTCCCCTGATACTAGACTAGGTTTCACACCTTTAAGGACGAGTGATGTAGAAAATGTTTCCAGTTTTCATTCTATAAGAGTATTATTGCCTCGGACATCAAAAGATGCACTCGGAAACAAATTATGCTAGAAGGTGAACAATACCAGACCATTAAAAACGTTAAGCCACCATCATCataaaaggagagaggaaggacaaTATTAGCGGTTGAAATCGTGCACAGATTTAATGCAGACTGTGGAGCAATGTAAGCCAGAGAGATGTGAGGGAATGCTGAGGAGCGGAGGGGCTGGGAAGGTTAGTAATTAGATGAAGAATGGATggagatgtggaggaggaggaggcgatgTCTGAGCCAAGTCGCTCCCTCATCTGACCAGTGACTCAAGACCACAGCTGGACCCGATTACactggatacacacacacacaaacacacacacacacacacacacacacacacacacacacacacacacatatacgtatcatattctcttcttctctcccacAAATACACCTCCCTTATTCTTTTACCTCACCACCAAACCACATTGTTAGgttttctcacacacatctcTCCCTGGCTACATGTGTCAAATGAACAGTAGGATAGCGGTCTTGGTTTGGGGACGTTTCATATTGAGTAACACTGAAACTCCTACTTGGACTTGAAGGATCTTGTCTTCACAGAGCCTTTGTTATCTGGAAGTGGACACTCCAACTGGAGCATGTCTGTTTAAGGAAACAGGAAGGGGCGCTCCTCAGTTCACACTGAGATAAGGGTGTGGATTGTCAGtcttaagacacacacacacacacacacacacacaca
This window harbors:
- the LOC139297573 gene encoding cytospin-A, which produces MGNFSSKDGHGPTGAHGDSFHTPPASPQSDGPTFIPGVPQLLHLTSPRPSPSAPVSSPPPVPVLSSSGKKVQSSTTPTTPSPPPDWRPHPPASSNSSTIGPGVSPVHSKPGSTVVKGQAALGRNGGPPTSTPRSPVSQGKTVAISPAKSPSLCSASPVVGSSLGQNWRERDSGLSQSLLPSQEAGDSRGEELEMLLEEGRTALGVTASQDGAIDTAEILKHLLTEVKSLKSTLQMERGEWLQFQADLQVAVSVADRLRAEAEEELTALRTAHKDVERELAAAQQRQKEADMQLVTLRGELKESRQRLATLKQAQGKTDTQAPCQEQERPNGEPTNSSEGKEGTQRGRERGVYRLGREGTESSSQNELPKNVASEEARTDYKDVTKRYLRNVTNKERSGEEVRSSETRRTVTTERSRSLSRLPASSDSLTVQNGTSQFNTASTVGPTNKSLGQLRGRRSLDWQDSKSNTDTGKREESLNKYNSALTELPPTKSQDGFNLLLRRHGGSKRNSLLRWCQSRTQGYKNIDITNFSSSWADGLAFCAVYHTYLPSHIPYSNLTPENKRENLNLAFKTGETVGIAQTLTVEEMLRSGGPDWQRVLSYVESIYRHFEM